The sequence below is a genomic window from Acetivibrio clariflavus DSM 19732.
ATTGATATATAGCAAATATATTCCACAAAATACTCTTTTGTTACCTTAAAACAAAAAGCGCACTCAAAACAGGTCATTACTCCCGGTTTGAGACGCCTTTATCCCTAAAACGTCAACTACAACTTACTTAATGCTTCTGCTTCTGTGCTATATATTTCAATAAATCGATTGAGTCTTGTCACTTCAAAAAGCTTCTCAATATCCGGTAATAAATTGCAAAGTATTATCTTCCCCTTTTTTTCTTTGAATTTTTTATATGTGTCAATAATAATTCCCAAACCTGCACTATTCATATATATAACGCCATCCATGCTTATTATAACTGTCTTGCCTTCATATTCCCTAGCCAATCTGTCAAGTAAATCCTTAAACTGATTTTGAGTAGATATGCGTATTTGCCCTGTTAATTTGACTATCTTAACTCCATCCACTTCTTTCATTTCGTACTTCATCCGGCAACCCCCTTCCATGGCTTTTTAATGTTGCAATAGGCCGAAGTTTTGCATATACTTATGTACCAATAGTCAAATAAAAAATTATCCTGCTATTAACCTCAAAGATTTCTACTCAAATAACAGTAAGAAATGATTTAGAGATATTTGCTACTAACTGTCGTGTTCTATTATATATTAACAAAGTAGTTATTTCAATAATTTTCTATATAATAAAGAAATTAATAGGCAGAAAATGCTAAAGTATATTAAATTTTAACCGATAATAAAATTAGAGTAAATCGTCGTTACCTTTTTTACTATATTCTACAAATCACTTCTTCAGAAAATAATAGAGAAAAACTGATTTGAACTTAATTTACAAAAGATAGGAGGAATATTGTATGCTTTATACCGGCAAAATAGTAAAATACTTCGATAATGATGCAATAATCCTTACCTGGCAAGACAATGAAGTGCTCTTATTTATTGAAGACGATTATATTAAATGGGTAGACAAATCTATGGTGGAAATACCTCAATAATATAACATTAGTGCCTCGTAATATTGTTAATATTTATATTGCGAGGCACTAATAGCAAAAACTAATATTTAAAGCTAATAAACAATTGAAAATCTTCGAAATTAAATCAAACTAAGCCTTTTCAAACATATCTTTCCCAACGCCGCAAACAGGACAAACCCAATCATCCGGTATATCCTCAAAGGGAGTGCCCGGTGCAATACCACCATCCGGATCTCCTTCAGCCGGATCATATATATATCCGCAAACAGTGCATACATACTTTTCCACGAAGCATCATCTCCTATCTTATTTTTGTTTTACTGCAAAACTTAATATTAATAATACCATATTTTACACAATTGAAAAACATATTATTTGAAAACTAAACATATTTTTAAATATTCTGTATTTCAAATTTAAGGAATTAAATATGTATTAGTCTCCATTTCACAAACTCACTTATTTTAAATACCAACAAAATATATCAATCAAAACACAACTTCCCCATATAGCGAATTAAGTTATTTAACATTTATTTTATTCGATTAATATTCTGTATATAGCAAAAACTTCTTAACCCTCCTTTCCCCCTTTACTTTTTACTTTTTTCATTTTACTTTAAACGAAAAAATCATGACCACCCGTAAAACGGGTGGTTTGCTCAGCCCTATAAGGGCGTGTTACCGGCCAGCGCCTAAAGACGCTGGCTTTCACTTCGTTCAAGCCACTTTGCCTTTGTCACTTTTGCAGTCCCTAAAGGGACGAACTTATTACCAACTACCCCTTAAAGGGGTCTTCATACTCTTTCACACTTAACTTATCTATCATTATGTCATGTTTATATTGCTCTTGTATGTATTTCTTAATTGTTGCTTCATTTA
It includes:
- a CDS encoding STAS domain-containing protein; protein product: MKYEMKEVDGVKIVKLTGQIRISTQNQFKDLLDRLAREYEGKTVIISMDGVIYMNSAGLGIIIDTYKKFKEKKGKIILCNLLPDIEKLFEVTRLNRFIEIYSTEAEALSKL
- the rd gene encoding rubredoxin, giving the protein MEKYVCTVCGYIYDPAEGDPDGGIAPGTPFEDIPDDWVCPVCGVGKDMFEKA